In Drosophila innubila isolate TH190305 chromosome 2R unlocalized genomic scaffold, UK_Dinn_1.0 1_C_2R, whole genome shotgun sequence, the following are encoded in one genomic region:
- the LOC117784382 gene encoding splicing factor U2AF 50 kDa subunit has protein sequence MGRDRRENRQSSSHNRKKKTRSRSRSRSRSCSRSRSKQRPSQSSSLNNESSRVSRRRSRKSSAWDIAPCGYENLTPVQYKAMQASGQIASRIIPDAPPTGESAAIATVTRQARRLYVGNIPFSTCDEDMMAFFNEQIRRANGGVLHDGKSVLSCQTNLDKNFAFLEFRSMEEATQAINFDGINYRGQILKIRRPHDYHPVASVTTLDIPNTVKGSHMAISALVPDSQHKVYVGGLPTCLNDEQVKELLVTFGQLRGFNLVKDSVTGQSKGFAFCEYLDHGITDQAIAGLNGMQLGDRKLVVQRAIAGVRSLVTTQLPVVQVPGFSPESISSQATEILCLLNMVLYEELMDDEEYEDIRKDIKQECAKYGKVKSLKIPRLVGEAPQGGCGKVYVRFETAEDCKKALNALSGRKFSGRIVMTSFYDPDKYKRREFQ, from the coding sequence ATGGGTCGTGATCGCAGGGAAAATCGTCAATCGAGCTCTCACAATCGCAAGAAAAAaactcgctctcgctctcgctcccGTTCCCGATCCTGTTCGCGTTCCCGTTCCAAGCAGCGTCCGTCTCAATCCAGTTCGTTAAACAATGAATCCTCTAGGGTTAGTCGTCGCAGGAGTCGCAAATCCTCTGCCTGGGATATAGCACCGTGTGGCTATGAGAATCTCACGCCGGTGCAGTACAAGGCAATGCAGGCGAGTGGCCAGATCGCATCCAGAATCATCCCAGATGCGCCTCCAACGGGCGAATCAGCGGCCATAGCGACGGTGACGCGACAGGCGCGTCGACTGTACGTGGGAAACATTCCGTTTAGTACTTGCGACGAGGATATGATGGCATTCTTCAATGAACAGATCCGGCGGGCTAATGGTGGAGTCCTGCACGATGGCAAGTCTGTGCTCAGTTGTCAGACGAATCTGGACAAGAACTTCGCCTTCCTCGAGTTCCGTTCGATGGAGGAGGCCACACAGGCCATCAACTTTGATGGCATCAATTATCGCGGACAGATACTGAAGATACGACGGCCTCATGACTATCATCCGGTGGCTTCCGTGACCACTTTGGACATCCCGAACACGGTGAAGGGATCCCATATGGCAATCTCTGCCCTGGTCCCGGACTCACAGCACAAGGTCTATGTAGGTGGGTTGCCCACCTGTCTGAATGATGAGCAGGTCAAGGAGCTGCTTGTCACCTTCGGCCAGTTGCGGGGATTCAATCTGGTCAAGGACTCCGTAACGGGCCAAAGCAAAGGCTTCGCTTTCTGCGAGTATCTGGATCACGGTATCACGGATCAGGCCATTGCCGGACTTAATGGTATGCAACTGGGAGATCGCAAGCTTGTGGTCCAACGTGCCATTGCCGGAGTTAGAAGTCTGGTTACCactcagttgccagttgtccAGGTGCCTGGATTTTCACCGGAAAGCATCTCAAGTCAGGCCACTGAGATTCTCTGCCTGCTCAATATGGTGCTGTACGAGGAACTGATGGACGATGAGGAGTACGAGGACATACGCAAGGACATCAAGCAGGAATGCGCCAAGTACGGGAAGGTGAAGAGCCTCAAGATTCCACGTCTCGTCGGGGAAGCCCCTCAAGGCGGTTGCGGCAAAGTCTATGTTCGCTTCGAGACCGCCGAGGATTGCAAGAAGGCTCTCAACGCTCTGAGTGGTCGCAAATTCAGTGGACGCATTGTAATGACGTCCTTCTATGATCCCGACAAATACAAACGCAgagaatttcaataa